GTTTTGGTCCCCCGGGGCTGGGAGCGGGCTGTGAGTTTCTGCGGAATGGATAGAGTGTCACGTCTGCACACAACACCCCGGGGAGACATACATGTCGGTTGGACTGCTCGCGGTCGTCGATGACATTCTCAGCGCTGCGATGAAGGCCTCGGCCAAGGCTGCCGGGGTGGTGATCGACGATGCCGCCGTGACTCCGCAGTATGTGCAGGGCATCACGCCCGCGCGAGAACTGCCGGTGGTCGCCAAGATCGCCGTCGGATCGCTGGCGAACAAGTTCGTGATCATCATCCCGATCGCGCTCCTGCTCACCGCGTTCGCCCCCTGGGTGCTGCCCTACCTCCTGATCCTCGGTGGCGCGTACCTGTGCTTCGAGGGCGCCGAGAAGGTGCTGGAGTGGTTCGGCGTGCAACACGGCCACGCCGACGAGGGCGCGCGCAACGAGAACAAGCTGGTGTGGGGCGCGGTGCGCACCGACCTGATCCTGTCGACCGAGATCATGCTCATCTCCCTCGCGAACCTCGAGGCCGGACTCGACATCTGGACGACCCTGGCGATCCTCGCGGTGATCGCACTCATCATGACCGGCGTCGTCTACGGTGCGGTCGCCCTGCTGGTGAAGATCGACGACATCGGCCTGAAGATGGCCAAGAACCCGGTGCAGCGCATCCGTCACACCGGCACCCGCATCGTGCGGTCGATGCCGGCGGTCTTCCGCTTCATCAGCGTGCTCGGAACCGTCGCGATGCTCTGGGTCGGCGGACACCTGCTGCTCGTGAATCTCGGCGAGGTCGGCGTGCACGCCGGAGCCGACATCCTCCACGGCATCGAAGACCTGCTCGAACCGCTCGGCGGCGTGATCGTCTGGATCGGCGACACGCTGTTCAGCGCGGTCGCGGGGCTGATCGCCGGCATGATCATCGTCGGCGTGGTGCTCGGGATCGCCCGCCTGCTGGGCAAGAAGGCGAACTTCCACGAGGGCGAGGAGTCCCCCGCCGACGTGCACGTCTGATCAGCCTCGCTCAGCGGCCGCTCATCGGCAGATGACGTTGGCGCGCGACGAGAGCGAAGAGCAGGCAGAGGATGCTGGCGCCGAACAACACGAACGGCAGAAGAAGACCGCCGGTCGCGAAGTAGATGCCACCGCTGGCCCCCGTCAGGATGAGAGCGAGCGGTCCGGCCCATCCCAGGATCCGCGGGTTCCTGGTCGACGATCGCACCCAGATGATCAGCCCCACCACCGCCATGGTCCCCCCGAGCAGAAGACCCAGCGCGCTGAGCAAGAGCGATACCGTGCTCCGCGAGACGTCCTCCCCGGACGGCACCGCCGCCAGGGCCAGGAGTGAGAAGGTCAGCGCACCTCCGCCGATGAACGCGAGAAGACCGGGCATGATGAGGTCCCTCCCGGTCGGGATGCGAGCCGCACGGGCGCCACGGGCAGCGGTGGGATCGACAGTGCTCATGGCCCCATGAGAGCACACTCGAGCAGACGAACTCCAGAGGATGCTGCGTCAGCTGAGCGTGTGGTCGGCGCTGCGCAGCCACTCGTCGAAGGTGATCGAGCCCTGTTGCGCATCGCTCTCGCCCCGCAGCGAGCCCGACGAGAGGCCCGCGCCGTAGCTCCCGGGGAGCCGCACGCCGAGAACCCGCTGACGGATGCCGTCGAAGGCCAGCTGACGCCGGGCGACGTCGACCAGTTCCTCGTCTCGCGGTCCGACCAGATCGATCGCCCGACCGGCCGGCCCCGCCTCGGCCACCCGCACCAGGTGCGCACCGACCTCACGCGCGGCGACAGGGCGCATCAGGGTCTTCGGCATCAACGCGAACGGGCCCCGCATGCCCGACAGTAGTTGCCCGGCGAATTCGTGGAACTGCCCGGCGCGCGCGATCGTGGAGGGCACGTCGCCCGCCGCGACGGCCCTCTCCTGGGCGAGCTTGCCGGCGTAGTACGAGGCGTCGATGCCGTCGATCCCCACGATCGACAGCGCGACATGATGCCCGACCCCCGCCGACTTCTCGGCGGCCAGCAGATTCCGGGTCGCGGTGTCGAAGAACGACCGCGCCTTCGCCGCCGACAGGGTGGTCAGATTCGTGACGTCGATCACGGCATCCGCCCCGCCGAGTGCGTCGGCGAGACCCGCGCCGGTGAGCACATCCGCCCCGTTCGCGCGCGACAGTACGATGACCTCATGCCCGGCCTGCTGCGCGGCCTCGACGGTGAAGCGGCCGACGGTGCCGGTACCTCCTGCGACGGCGATCCTCATCCGTGTCCCTCTCGTTCGGGGTGGGTCGATCCTCACCCTGTCACAGAGATGACGACCCACGGCCTCGACGTGTGAGGTGTCTGCCGCAGGTCGTA
The sequence above is drawn from the Candidatus Microbacterium colombiense genome and encodes:
- a CDS encoding DUF808 domain-containing protein — its product is MSVGLLAVVDDILSAAMKASAKAAGVVIDDAAVTPQYVQGITPARELPVVAKIAVGSLANKFVIIIPIALLLTAFAPWVLPYLLILGGAYLCFEGAEKVLEWFGVQHGHADEGARNENKLVWGAVRTDLILSTEIMLISLANLEAGLDIWTTLAILAVIALIMTGVVYGAVALLVKIDDIGLKMAKNPVQRIRHTGTRIVRSMPAVFRFISVLGTVAMLWVGGHLLLVNLGEVGVHAGADILHGIEDLLEPLGGVIVWIGDTLFSAVAGLIAGMIIVGVVLGIARLLGKKANFHEGEESPADVHV
- a CDS encoding NAD-dependent epimerase/dehydratase family protein translates to MRIAVAGGTGTVGRFTVEAAQQAGHEVIVLSRANGADVLTGAGLADALGGADAVIDVTNLTTLSAAKARSFFDTATRNLLAAEKSAGVGHHVALSIVGIDGIDASYYAGKLAQERAVAAGDVPSTIARAGQFHEFAGQLLSGMRGPFALMPKTLMRPVAAREVGAHLVRVAEAGPAGRAIDLVGPRDEELVDVARRQLAFDGIRQRVLGVRLPGSYGAGLSSGSLRGESDAQQGSITFDEWLRSADHTLS